One part of the Arabidopsis thaliana chromosome 4, partial sequence genome encodes these proteins:
- the SQS2 gene encoding squalene synthase 2 (squalene synthase 2 (SQS2); FUNCTIONS IN: farnesyl-diphosphate farnesyltransferase activity; INVOLVED IN: N-terminal protein myristoylation, sterol biosynthetic process; LOCATED IN: integral to membrane; EXPRESSED IN: 9 plant structures; EXPRESSED DURING: 4 anthesis, petal differentiation and expansion stage; CONTAINS InterPro DOMAIN/s: Terpenoid synthase (InterPro:IPR008949), Farnesyl-diphosphate farnesyltransferase (InterPro:IPR006449), Squalene/phytoene synthase (InterPro:IPR002060); BEST Arabidopsis thaliana protein match is: squalene synthase 1 (TAIR:AT4G34640.1); Has 1176 Blast hits to 1175 proteins in 496 species: Archae - 34; Bacteria - 579; Metazoa - 114; Fungi - 168; Plants - 163; Viruses - 0; Other Eukaryotes - 118 (source: NCBI BLink).): MGSLSTILRHPDELYPLLKLKLAITKAQKQIPLEPHLAFCYSILHKVSKSFSLVIQQLGTELRNAVCVFYLILRALDTVEDDTSVPVEIKVPILIAFHRHIYDGDWHFSCGTKEYKLLMDQFHHVSAAFLKLEKGYQEAIEDITKRMGAGMAKFICKEVETIDDYDEYCHYAAGLVGLGLSKIFIASELEILTPDWKQISNSTGLFLQKTNIIKDYLEDINERPKSRMFWPREIWGKYVDKLEDFKNEEKATKAVQCLNEMVTNALNHVEDCLKSLASLRDPAIFQSCAIPQIVAIGTLALCYNNVQVFRGVVRLRRGLIAKVIDRTKTMDDVYGAFYDFSCMLQTKVDNNDPNAMKTLNRLETIKKFCKENGGLHKRKSYVNDETQSKAIFVVMFVLLLAIVVVYLKANQCK, encoded by the exons ATGGGAAGCTTGAGTACGATTTTGAGACATCCGGATGAGTTATATCCGCTCTTGAAGTTGAAACTTGCGATTACGAAAGCTCAGAAGCAGATTCCACTTGAGCCACACTTAGCTTTCTGTTATTCAATTCTTCACAAAGTTTCTAAAAGCTTTTCTCTTGTTATTCAACAACTTGGCACCGAGCTTCGTAACGcc gTGTGTGTGTTCTACTTGATTCTCCGAGCTCTTGATACTGTTG AGGATGACACAAGCGTACCAGTGGAGATCAAAGTTCCAATTCTGATAGCTTTCCACCGTCATATATACGATGGTGACTGGCATTTTTCAT GTGGTACAAAAGAGTATAAACTTCTAATGGACCAATTTCACCATGTTTCTGCAGCTTTTCTGAAACTTGAAAAAGG gTATCAAGAGGCTATTGAAGATATAACTAAAAGAATGGGTGCAGGAATGGCCAAGTTCATTTGCAAGGAG GTAGAAACAATTGATGACTATGATGAATACTGCCATTATGCTGCAGGACTTGTTGGTTTAGGTTTGTCAAAAATCTTCATTGCTTCGGAATTAGAAATACTGACTCCAGATTGGAAGCAGATTTCAAATTCTACAGGTTTATTTCTGCAG aaaacaaacattatcaAAGATTATCTTGAAGACATTAATGAGAGACCAAAGTCGCGCATGTTTTGGCCTCGTGAGATTTGGGGAAAATATGTTGACAAACTTGAG GACTTCAAAAATGAGGAGAAAGCTACAAAAGCAGTGCAGTGTTTGAATGAAATGGTCACTAATGCATTGAATCATGTTGAAGATTGTTTGAAATCCTTGGCTTCACTGCGTGATCCTGCAATATTTCAGTCTTGCGCCATCCCTCAg ATCGTGGCGATTGGAACACTTGCGTTATGCTATAACAATGTACAAGTGTTTAGAGGTGTCGTGAGATTGAGACGAG GTCTAATAGCTAAAGTCATTGATCGCACAAAGACAATGGATGATGTCTACGGTGCGTTCTATGATTTTTCTTGCATGCTACAAACAAAG GTTGACAATAACGATCCAAATGCTATGAAAACATTAAACCGACTCGAAACCATCAAGAAATTTTGCAAAGAAAATGGAGGACTTCACAAAAG AAAATCTTATGTTAACGATGAAACACAATCCAAGGCTATCTTT GTTGTAATGTTTGTGCTTCTACTGGCCATAGTCGTTGTATATCTCAAAGCAAACCAATGTAAGTGA
- the SQS2 gene encoding squalene synthase 2, whose protein sequence is MFCFTNLYIQKRYQEAIEDITKRMGAGMAKFICKEVETIDDYDEYCHYAAGLVGLGLSKIFIASELEILTPDWKQISNSTGLFLQKTNIIKDYLEDINERPKSRMFWPREIWGKYVDKLEDFKNEEKATKAVQCLNEMVTNALNHVEDCLKSLASLRDPAIFQSCAIPQIVAIGTLALCYNNVQVFRGVVRLRRGLIAKVIDRTKTMDDVYGAFYDFSCMLQTKVDNNDPNAMKTLNRLETIKKFCKENGGLHKRKSYVNDETQSKAIFVVMFVLLLAIVVVYLKANQCK, encoded by the exons atgttttgttttactaacttatatatacaaaaaaggTATCAAGAGGCTATTGAAGATATAACTAAAAGAATGGGTGCAGGAATGGCCAAGTTCATTTGCAAGGAG GTAGAAACAATTGATGACTATGATGAATACTGCCATTATGCTGCAGGACTTGTTGGTTTAGGTTTGTCAAAAATCTTCATTGCTTCGGAATTAGAAATACTGACTCCAGATTGGAAGCAGATTTCAAATTCTACAGGTTTATTTCTGCAG aaaacaaacattatcaAAGATTATCTTGAAGACATTAATGAGAGACCAAAGTCGCGCATGTTTTGGCCTCGTGAGATTTGGGGAAAATATGTTGACAAACTTGAG GACTTCAAAAATGAGGAGAAAGCTACAAAAGCAGTGCAGTGTTTGAATGAAATGGTCACTAATGCATTGAATCATGTTGAAGATTGTTTGAAATCCTTGGCTTCACTGCGTGATCCTGCAATATTTCAGTCTTGCGCCATCCCTCAg ATCGTGGCGATTGGAACACTTGCGTTATGCTATAACAATGTACAAGTGTTTAGAGGTGTCGTGAGATTGAGACGAG GTCTAATAGCTAAAGTCATTGATCGCACAAAGACAATGGATGATGTCTACGGTGCGTTCTATGATTTTTCTTGCATGCTACAAACAAAG GTTGACAATAACGATCCAAATGCTATGAAAACATTAAACCGACTCGAAACCATCAAGAAATTTTGCAAAGAAAATGGAGGACTTCACAAAAG AAAATCTTATGTTAACGATGAAACACAATCCAAGGCTATCTTT GTTGTAATGTTTGTGCTTCTACTGGCCATAGTCGTTGTATATCTCAAAGCAAACCAATGTAAGTGA